The Scleropages formosus chromosome 11, fSclFor1.1, whole genome shotgun sequence genome window below encodes:
- the LOC108940812 gene encoding lysyl oxidase homolog 1-like yields MAMMPTVVAWYGALLLAASQLQVEAQGQDSAGAPWRQMIRWENNGRLFSLLNSGSEYLPAGGQEERRHQVLLADEPRRRVQGGNVRRQAPPRGSSETVRGQARHPFGFGQVPENWRQGVLSTGDTNGRFQSSSSSRFRSFGSSSSPSSSSFSQPSLSGPSYPQYPFPQQPSYPVPHEPSPAEVPGRRYETPYQRGPGYSVGTGGGYVAGGYSTSGFTGVGYAGPGLAPVQPRSPVEYTEDGYRFYQSYGSPYVPNPPVPAQPSFSDGLDRRYTHSLYNEDSSSTRSDTNMAPAAPPVAPAAPAAPAAPAVERTPVRSPQYEQFPPFGRGPPQPHILPQYPSSRNPLSPNMAIENPSINVGSVYRPEQRGLPDLVPDPNYVQASTYVQRAHLYSLRCAAEEKCLASSAYGPETTDYDIRVLLRFPQRVKNQGTADFMPNRPRHTWEWHNCHQHYHSMDEFSHYDLLEISTGRKVAEGHKASFCLEDTTCDFGHLKRYACTSHTQGLSPGCYDTYNADIDCQWIDITDVQPGNYVLKLQVNPRYLVSESDFTNNVIRCNIHYTGRFVTTTNCKITQS; encoded by the exons ATGGCCATGATGCCTACAGTCGTGGCATGGTATGGAGCATTGTTGCTGGCAGCAAGCCAGCTGCAGGTGGAGGCCCAGGGACAGGATTCCGCCGGCGCCCCCTGGAGGCAGATGATCCGGTGGGAAAATAACGGCCGGCTCTTCAGCCTGCTCAACAGCGGTTCCGAGTATTTGCCCGCGGGTGGGCAGGAAGAGCGGAGGCACCAGGTGTTGCTGGCCGACGAGCCTCGCCGACGGGTGCAAGGAGGCAATGTACGCAGGCAGGCACCCCCCAGAGGCAGCTCTGAGACGGTGCGGGGCCAGGCCAGGCACCCCTTTGGATTTGGGCAGGTACCAGAAAACTGGCGCCAGGGAGTGCTGAGCACTGGTGACACCAATGGACGCTTTCAGTCCTCTTCTAGCAGCCGATTCAGAAGCTTCGGGAGCTCTTCTTCACCATCTTCATCTTCCTTCTCCCAGCCTTCCCTTAGTGGACCATCCTACCCTCAATACCCCTTTCCACAGCAGCCATCCTATCCAGTGCCTCATGAGCCTAGTCCTGCGGAGGTGCCAGGCCGGAGGTATGAGACACCATACCAGCGGGGACCGGGTTACTCTGTGGGCACGGGTGGAGGCTATGTTGCTGGGGGGTATTCTACCTCTGGTTTTACTGGAGTGGGTTATGCTGGTCCGGGTTTAGCACCGGTTCAGCCGCGCTCCCCTGTGGAATATACCGAGGATGGCTACCGGTTCTACCAATCTTATGGCTCACCATACGTGCCCAACCCGCCAGTTCCAGCTCAGCCATCCTTCTCCGATGGTCTGGACCGTCGTTACACCCACAGCCTCTACAATGAGGACTCTAGCAGTACCAGGTCAGACACCAACATGGCACCAGCAGCTCCACCAGttgctccagctgctccagctgctccagctgcccCAGCTGTGGAGAGGACACCTGTGCGAAGTCCCCAATATGAACAATTTCCCCCTTTCGGCAGAGGACCACCCCAGCCACACATCCTTCCGCAGTACCCATCTAGTAGGAACCCCTTGTCTCCCAACATGGCCATAGAGAACCCCAGCATCAATGTTGGGAGTGTCTACCGACCTGAGCAAAGAG GTCTGCCTGATCTGGTTCCAGACCCCAACTACGTGCAGGCTTCCACATATGTGCAGCGGGCCCACCTCTACTCCCTCCGCTGTGCCGCTGAGGAGAAGTGCTTGGCAAG CTCGGCCTATGGTCCCGAAACAACGGATTACGACATCCGCGTGCTTCTGCGCTTCCCCCAGAGGGTGAAAAACCAAGGGACGGCCGACTTCATGCCCAATCGGCCCCGACACACCTGGGAGTGGCACAACTGCCACCA ACACTATCACAGCATGGACGAATTCAGCCACTATGACCTCCTGGAGATCAGCACAGGCCGCAAGGTTGCAGAGGGCCACAAGGCCAGTTTCTGCCTGGAGGACACCACCTGTGACTTTGGGCACCTGAAGCGGTACGCCTGTACGTCCCACACTCAG GGTCTGAGTCCAGGCTGCTATGACACATATAATGCTGATATTGACTGCCAATGGATCGATATCACGGACGTGCAGCCAGGAAATTATGTACTCAAG CTCCAGGTCAACCCCAGGTATCTGGTATCGGAGTCAGACTTCACCAATAATGTCATCAGGTGTAACATACACTACACAGGGAGATTCGTCACAACCACGAACTGCAAAATCACGCA